Proteins from a genomic interval of Amycolatopsis sp. cg13:
- a CDS encoding protein kinase, giving the protein MSETWQVPGFTEVDVLGVGGFGRVVLAKHQQSGRMAAIKYLLAEYLADPDIAAGFRREAWLLSGVRSPHVVQLFDFVETPQGAALVMEAVPGVSLRALLATENILAPESALAILKGSLLGLADAHAAGVVHRDYKPGNVLVSREGQSKLVDFGLATLDGQNGLTAGSPSYMAPEQWAGQPGMPATDVYAATCVFYQCITGHQPFEGTTADELRSLHQMAPVPLDTVPEELRPLIARGMAKDPAWRPSTADAFVAELETVARKAYGKDWEKRGWKRLAASAAALTALTPLALLTTAGTAAAPIGAGAGAVAAGVPATGTGAGATAVIVGKVIAVLVVVGALVTGGILVFNRQDDPPAPAALTVAIQTDSGRDQALPITYSLQYPQVSGGPDAAVRKRINDALRAPIDKRLKAIRDARSNPDWQQQFTEAGETPAARSTARILLQTPSLLSVRYDHDLDSKVLWHTTWRFPETVTVDLGTGNPVGPQDMFRPEVLTAAGMKTLTDRVEPHTRNGFCQLASVDENGRKTTIDAADRVPARGHVPGTSIGFTKAGAEFEILWYDLGCVTAAGKETVTVPYAEISDLLQPKFVTMLGAPTASPSPTLPASSSPAVGNTYTNRRFGFTTRVPQGYTAASYSPDNGDGMTFTNTGLDATLTVWGTNSGGRTTAAALAAAASEAEANGGRVTYRKAEGDHYTISGYQSDGKIFYERGFTGAGSTASLRWVYPREHKSELDTPVSTTADAFRPGDLSQPH; this is encoded by the coding sequence ATGAGCGAAACCTGGCAGGTGCCCGGGTTCACCGAGGTCGACGTGCTCGGCGTCGGCGGTTTCGGGCGCGTCGTGCTGGCCAAGCATCAGCAATCCGGCCGCATGGCGGCGATCAAATACCTCCTCGCCGAGTACCTCGCCGACCCGGACATCGCGGCTGGGTTCCGTCGCGAGGCGTGGCTGCTGTCCGGCGTCCGAAGCCCGCATGTCGTGCAACTGTTCGACTTCGTCGAGACGCCGCAGGGCGCGGCGCTGGTGATGGAGGCCGTGCCCGGCGTCTCCCTGCGCGCGCTCCTGGCGACGGAGAACATTCTCGCCCCCGAATCCGCGTTGGCCATTCTCAAAGGTTCGCTGCTCGGACTCGCCGACGCACACGCCGCCGGAGTCGTCCATCGCGATTACAAACCGGGAAACGTCCTGGTGTCACGGGAAGGCCAGTCGAAGCTGGTCGACTTTGGACTGGCCACTTTGGACGGACAAAACGGACTGACCGCCGGTTCCCCGTCGTACATGGCACCGGAGCAGTGGGCCGGGCAGCCGGGCATGCCTGCCACCGACGTGTACGCCGCGACCTGCGTGTTCTACCAATGCATCACCGGACACCAGCCGTTCGAGGGGACCACCGCCGACGAACTGCGCTCGCTGCACCAGATGGCACCCGTGCCGCTCGACACGGTGCCCGAGGAACTGCGTCCGCTGATCGCGCGCGGCATGGCGAAGGATCCGGCGTGGCGACCGTCCACAGCGGACGCTTTCGTCGCCGAATTGGAGACCGTCGCGCGCAAGGCTTACGGAAAGGACTGGGAGAAACGCGGCTGGAAGCGGCTGGCCGCCTCGGCCGCCGCCCTGACCGCGCTCACGCCGTTGGCCCTCCTGACCACGGCTGGCACGGCCGCCGCGCCGATCGGGGCCGGTGCCGGCGCCGTGGCGGCGGGAGTGCCTGCCACGGGCACCGGAGCGGGCGCGACCGCGGTGATCGTCGGCAAGGTCATCGCCGTGCTGGTGGTCGTCGGCGCACTGGTCACCGGCGGAATCCTGGTCTTCAATCGCCAGGACGACCCGCCCGCGCCCGCGGCGCTCACGGTGGCGATCCAGACTGATTCCGGCCGCGACCAAGCCCTCCCGATCACCTACAGCCTCCAGTATCCGCAAGTGTCCGGCGGGCCGGACGCCGCCGTGCGGAAACGCATCAACGACGCTTTGCGCGCCCCGATCGACAAGCGGCTGAAGGCCATCCGCGACGCACGGTCCAATCCGGACTGGCAGCAGCAGTTCACCGAGGCCGGGGAAACGCCCGCCGCGCGATCGACCGCGCGGATCCTCCTGCAGACCCCGAGCCTGCTTTCCGTGCGCTACGACCACGATCTCGACTCGAAAGTGCTGTGGCACACGACGTGGCGGTTCCCGGAAACCGTCACCGTCGACCTCGGCACCGGGAATCCGGTCGGCCCCCAGGACATGTTCCGCCCCGAGGTGCTGACCGCGGCCGGAATGAAAACGCTCACCGACCGCGTCGAACCGCACACCAGGAACGGTTTCTGCCAACTGGCGTCCGTCGACGAAAACGGGCGGAAGACCACCATCGACGCCGCCGACCGGGTCCCGGCGCGCGGGCACGTTCCGGGGACCTCGATCGGATTCACCAAGGCCGGGGCCGAATTCGAAATCCTGTGGTACGACCTCGGCTGCGTCACGGCGGCGGGGAAAGAAACCGTGACTGTTCCGTACGCCGAAATCTCCGATCTGCTGCAGCCGAAGTTCGTGACAATGCTCGGCGCCCCAACAGCTTCCCCGTCACCTACGCTACCGGCCTCGTCTTCCCCAGCGGTCGGCAACACCTACACCAACCGGCGATTCGGCTTCACCACACGCGTTCCGCAGGGCTACACCGCCGCGTCCTACAGCCCGGACAACGGCGACGGAATGACGTTCACCAACACCGGCCTCGACGCGACCCTCACCGTATGGGGCACCAATTCCGGCGGCCGGACCACCGCGGCCGCACTGGCCGCCGCGGCGTCCGAAGCAGAAGCAAACGGCGGCCGAGTGACCTATCGCAAGGCCGAAGGCGACCACTACACGATTTCCGGCTACCAAAGCGACGGCAAGATCTTCTACGAGCGAGGATTTACCGGAGCGGGGT
- a CDS encoding FAD-dependent monooxygenase, with the protein MIDVIISGCGPTGATLAAELRLHGVRVLVLEKETEPLPLARIVSLHIRSLEQLAMRGLLERVLERGRQRPVGGIFAGIPKPAPEGLESAYLLGIPQPVVVRLLEDHAIELGAEVRHGCAVAGFDQDEDGVTVELADGERLRSRYLVGCDGARSTVRKLLGVGFPGEPSRTETLMGEMPATAPQEEIAAKVAEVREIDKRFMLSPVGEGIYRVVVPAAGISAEPPVLEDFKQRLHAIAGTDFGVHSPHWLSRFGDATRLAERYRVDRVLLAGDAAHIHPPTGGQGLNLGVQDAFNLGWKLAAQVRGWAPAPLLDTYQAERHPVAADVLDNTRAQMELSSAEAGPRAVRRLLAELMDFDEVNRRLLGKITAIDIRYDFGEGPDLLGRRLPDLALKQGRLYDRLHQGRGLVLDRTERLNVEGWADRVDLIADPAATLDAPAVLLRPDGYIAWIGEDQQDLNDHLARWFGQPAADA; encoded by the coding sequence ATGATCGACGTCATCATCTCCGGCTGCGGCCCCACCGGCGCGACGCTCGCCGCCGAGCTTCGGCTGCACGGCGTGCGGGTCCTCGTGCTGGAGAAGGAAACCGAGCCGCTCCCGCTCGCCCGCATCGTCAGCCTGCACATCCGCAGCCTCGAACAGCTCGCGATGCGCGGACTGCTGGAGCGCGTCCTCGAACGCGGACGGCAACGTCCGGTCGGCGGCATCTTCGCCGGGATCCCCAAACCCGCCCCCGAAGGCCTCGAATCCGCGTACCTGCTTGGCATCCCGCAGCCAGTCGTCGTCCGCCTGCTCGAAGACCACGCGATCGAGCTGGGCGCGGAAGTCCGGCACGGCTGCGCAGTCGCCGGTTTCGACCAGGACGAGGACGGGGTCACCGTCGAACTGGCCGACGGCGAACGTCTGCGGTCGCGCTACCTCGTCGGCTGCGACGGCGCGCGCAGCACCGTGCGCAAGCTGCTCGGCGTCGGCTTCCCCGGCGAACCCTCGCGGACCGAAACCCTGATGGGCGAGATGCCCGCGACCGCGCCGCAGGAGGAGATCGCCGCCAAGGTCGCCGAGGTCCGCGAGATCGACAAGCGGTTCATGCTGAGCCCGGTAGGCGAGGGCATCTACCGAGTAGTGGTCCCGGCCGCGGGAATCAGCGCGGAACCGCCCGTTCTCGAGGACTTCAAGCAGCGACTGCACGCCATCGCCGGAACCGACTTCGGCGTCCACTCCCCGCACTGGCTGTCCCGCTTCGGCGACGCCACCCGCCTGGCCGAGCGCTACCGCGTCGACCGGGTGCTGCTGGCCGGCGACGCCGCGCACATCCACCCGCCCACCGGCGGACAGGGCCTCAACCTTGGCGTCCAAGACGCGTTCAACCTCGGCTGGAAACTGGCCGCGCAGGTCCGCGGCTGGGCCCCGGCTCCCCTGCTGGACACCTACCAGGCCGAACGCCATCCGGTCGCCGCGGACGTCCTCGACAACACCCGCGCCCAAATGGAACTGTCGTCCGCCGAAGCCGGGCCGCGGGCCGTGCGCAGGCTGCTCGCCGAGCTGATGGACTTCGACGAGGTCAACCGCCGCCTGCTCGGGAAGATCACCGCGATCGACATCCGCTACGACTTCGGCGAAGGCCCCGACCTGCTGGGCCGCCGCCTCCCCGACCTCGCCCTGAAACAAGGCCGCCTCTACGACCGCCTCCATCAGGGCCGAGGCCTGGTGCTCGACCGCACGGAGCGACTGAACGTCGAAGGCTGGGCCGACCGCGTCGACCTCATCGCGGACCCCGCCGCGACCCTGGACGCTCCGGCCGTCCTGCTGCGCCCGGACGGATATATCGCGTGGATCGGCGAGGACCAGCAGGACCTCAACGACCACCTCGCCCGATGGTTCGGCCAGCCCGCCGCTGATGCCTGA
- a CDS encoding ArsR/SmtB family transcription factor, producing the protein MPLTLDLSTADLAATRLAVSPLSETVSGLQTLAGCWGRTRHGRWTRWAASELAGRPLDLAWTWPLLVTGRTSWPQFLLPAPDRAASTIDEALAAMCRTTARQVRRSLHGVFGDRLPGPARALAADPAAGLRAIAEELRQAHDRLIAPHWARLRAVLDADIAYRAKQWADGGAAHLFADLHAELNWSGSRLTLDGDHRPSPGRPSGGLVLSPVVLGPPWVMIKLHTTTQTTIRYPARGSGAVWTAAGRRPAEPAVRLLGRRRAELLETLRSPATTTDLAETLRVSPSAVSQHLRVLRDSGLVSGRRSGREVLYRTTEQGIRLLNPSAESPR; encoded by the coding sequence GTGCCGCTGACCCTCGACCTGAGCACCGCCGACCTGGCCGCCACCAGGCTCGCCGTCTCGCCGTTGTCCGAGACGGTCTCCGGCCTGCAGACCCTGGCCGGCTGCTGGGGCCGGACTCGCCACGGGCGCTGGACCCGCTGGGCCGCGAGCGAACTCGCCGGCCGTCCGCTGGATCTGGCCTGGACGTGGCCGTTGCTCGTCACCGGCCGGACCAGCTGGCCGCAGTTCCTGCTGCCCGCACCGGACCGTGCGGCGAGCACGATCGACGAGGCGCTGGCCGCGATGTGCCGGACCACCGCGCGCCAGGTTCGGCGCAGCCTGCACGGCGTGTTCGGCGACCGCCTGCCCGGCCCCGCCCGGGCACTCGCCGCCGATCCCGCTGCCGGGCTGCGCGCGATCGCCGAAGAACTCCGCCAGGCACACGACCGCCTGATCGCACCGCACTGGGCCCGGCTGCGCGCCGTTCTCGACGCCGACATCGCTTACCGCGCCAAGCAATGGGCCGACGGCGGCGCGGCCCATCTCTTCGCCGACCTGCACGCCGAGCTGAACTGGTCCGGCAGCCGGCTCACTCTCGACGGCGACCACCGTCCCTCGCCCGGCCGCCCTTCCGGCGGGTTGGTGCTGTCGCCGGTCGTGCTCGGTCCGCCGTGGGTGATGATCAAACTGCACACCACCACCCAGACCACGATCCGCTACCCGGCCCGAGGCAGCGGTGCAGTGTGGACAGCCGCCGGACGCCGTCCCGCCGAACCCGCGGTCCGCCTGCTGGGCCGACGTCGGGCCGAACTCCTGGAGACGCTGCGCTCCCCCGCCACGACCACCGACCTCGCCGAAACCCTCCGCGTCTCGCCGAGCGCGGTTTCGCAACACCTCCGAGTCCTGCGCGACAGCGGCCTGGTCTCCGGACGGCGATCCGGTCGCGAGGTCCTGTACCGCACCACCGAACAGGGAATCCGCCTGCTGAACCCCTCGGCCGAATCACCAAGGTGA
- a CDS encoding MFS transporter, whose translation MKESDSRARLPASYWRLWWASAVDNVGDGVFAAAVPLLTITITRDPVLVSVVSAATYLPWLLLSLPAGALVDRRDRVGLLWRSQAVQAAIVAVAAAMIWLGRIDIAGLAAMGFALSACEVVFANASLAVLPDLVAEAQLHRANGSQYAIANAGQLFVGPPIGSLLFAGAAALPFGVDAVSFAVSAVLLATLPRRPLPQVAQPPIRVAVVEGVRWLGRHRLLRALAGLLAVNTFCYQLGNVTVVLLATQILHVGERGYGVLLAGAAAGSVLGGMVNARVVAKIGALQALLAALVANAVIFVLIGASPNAVVLGVLLGINGFATTLWSVVTVSLRQQAAPTELRGRVHSVYRMLGWGLMPLGSLAGGMVADVLGIRAAYPVAGAVRGIALVVALPVLLRAMRNGRSSG comes from the coding sequence ATGAAGGAATCCGACTCCCGCGCCAGGCTCCCCGCCTCGTACTGGCGGTTGTGGTGGGCCTCGGCGGTGGACAACGTCGGCGACGGGGTTTTCGCGGCCGCCGTTCCGCTGCTCACCATCACGATCACGCGCGATCCGGTGCTGGTTTCGGTCGTCTCGGCGGCGACGTACCTGCCCTGGCTCCTGCTCTCCCTGCCCGCGGGCGCGCTCGTGGACCGGCGCGATCGCGTCGGCTTGTTGTGGCGGTCGCAAGCCGTGCAGGCGGCGATCGTCGCGGTGGCCGCCGCGATGATCTGGCTGGGGCGGATCGACATCGCGGGCCTCGCGGCCATGGGATTCGCGCTCAGTGCGTGCGAGGTCGTGTTCGCCAACGCGTCGCTCGCGGTGTTGCCGGATCTTGTCGCGGAGGCGCAGCTGCATCGGGCGAACGGCAGTCAGTACGCGATCGCCAATGCCGGGCAGTTGTTCGTCGGGCCGCCGATCGGCAGCCTGCTGTTCGCGGGCGCGGCGGCGTTGCCGTTCGGTGTGGACGCGGTGTCGTTCGCCGTGTCTGCCGTGTTGCTGGCGACCCTCCCGAGGCGTCCGTTGCCGCAGGTCGCGCAGCCGCCGATTCGGGTCGCGGTGGTGGAGGGGGTGCGCTGGCTCGGGCGGCATCGGCTGTTGCGCGCGTTGGCGGGGCTGCTGGCGGTGAACACGTTCTGCTACCAGCTCGGGAACGTGACGGTGGTGCTGCTCGCGACGCAGATCCTGCACGTCGGCGAGCGCGGTTACGGCGTGCTGCTCGCGGGGGCGGCGGCCGGGAGTGTGCTCGGCGGGATGGTCAACGCGCGGGTCGTGGCGAAAATCGGGGCGCTGCAAGCGTTGCTGGCCGCCTTGGTCGCCAACGCGGTGATCTTCGTGCTCATCGGGGCCAGTCCGAATGCGGTCGTTCTCGGGGTACTGCTGGGGATTAACGGGTTCGCCACGACGCTCTGGAGCGTGGTCACGGTCAGCCTGCGCCAGCAGGCGGCGCCGACGGAACTGCGCGGGCGGGTGCACAGTGTCTACCGGATGCTGGGCTGGGGACTGATGCCGCTGGGATCGCTGGCGGGCGGGATGGTCGCGGACGTGCTCGGCATCCGGGCGGCGTATCCGGTGGCGGGGGCGGTGCGGGGGATCGCGTTGGTCGTCGCATTGCCGGTGCTTCTTCGGGCGATGCGGAACGGGCGATCGTCCGGGTGA